TGCTTTCTTTTGCTTTCCAGTATCTGGAAATCTGACGAGCATCGTTTCTTAAAAAGAGAACGGAACAGTAATATGATTGTAAATAGCTATCTATTTATATTTATTAATTCTTAAATCCTATCATAATGAGGATCGAAACAATTAGAGGTTGCTGTTATCCAGCAGCTTACAGGGAATACGGCGGGGATGATAGTGGTCGGATGACTAACGGGCAATTGAGATCTTTTCAATTGCCCGGGTACATATTTTTTGCGGGTAATCAGCGAGTGTGATTACTTCTCGGTAGCGATACGCTCACGAATGTGTTTGGCACGTCCTTCAGAGGAAGGATGGGAATCAAACATACTGCTCTCACGACCGGCATCCAGTTTAGCGAGTTTCTCAAAGCTGGTTGCCAGACCTTCCAGCTTGACGCCGCGTTTCTTCAGTAAATCAAAGGAATAGTCATCAGCCTGACTTTCCTGAGATTGAGAGAATTGGGAATTAACCAGTTCTTCTCCCAGATCGGCGAGTTGAGATTGTGACAATGATGCCGCTACGCCGCCAGCAGAGGCAACCGCAGTACGTGCGGCAGTCGCTGCATAGGCAACCTGCATTGCTTTACGAGAGTGACCCAGCGCGACGTGACCCATTTCGTGGCCGAGAACACCTTCCACTTCATTGTCGTTCATCATATCCATCAAGCCGCTGTATACACGGATGCAACCGTTCGCCATTGCCCAAGCGTTAACGTCTTTTGTCAGATAAACCTTATAGTTGGCTGGTGTGCCATTGATATCATGACCCAATGCATTTGCAATTTTATTCAGCCGCTGTGTGTATTTGCTGTCAGCAGGGGCAATCTTTGCTTCTTTGTCCATTTGCTGACAGGACTGATCGCTGAGGGATTTAACATCAGCATCGCTGAGCGTTGCTGCCTGAAAAGCCTGTGCGCCGGATTGCATTAAGGTACTGGTGTTTAAGTTCTGGCAGCCGGTCAGCAAGGTTGCGACACACAGAGCCAGTACAGAAGAACGAATAGCCATAAAAATCATCTCCATACGATTAATGTTTATTTTTTAATACCAAAAAAGCGGCTATAAGATACCCGAAAACGACACCGATAAATAGAGCGGAAAATCTGATTTGTCTGCTTTCCGATATCGTCGTCGACAATGAGTGTTGTTTTGGGGCGTTCCAAAAAGGTGCGGTTGATAAAGGTGAAGCCACTGGAAAACAGGGCGTATGGCGCTGTAATCAGCTACACAATTGGCAAAAGGACCACGATTGATTCGTTAGCTGATAAATCCCTGTTTTTTACTCACGGTTCCATGTGCATTCGCTGCATTTTTCATGTACATTTGTAATCATATTCATTTTGTCACTTCTGTTTAACGCATTGATTAGTATGAGTTATTCAGGAAGGTATTCGTTCAATCCGATCTGGAGTCAAGCATGTCCTCTCGTAAAGAACTTGCCAATGCTATCCGTGCGCTGAGCATGGATGGGGTGCAGAAAGCCAAATCCGGTCACCCGGGCGCACCAATGGGCATGGCCGATATCGCCGAAGTGCTGTGGCGCGACTATCTTAACCATAATCCGGCCAACCCTAACTGGGCCAATCGTGACCGCTTCGTACTGTCCAACGGCCACGCGTCTATGCTGATTTACAGCCTGCTGCACCTCTCCGGCTACGACCTGCCGATTGAAGAACTGAAAAACTTCCGTCAGTTGCATTCCAAAACTCCAGGCCACCCGGAATACGGCTACACCGCGGGTGTTGAAACCACCACCGGCCCGCTGGGTCAGGGCATTGCCAACGCGGTCGGTATGGCGATTGCCGAGCGCACGCTGGCCGCGCAGTTCAACCGTCCAGGCCACGAGATTGTTAACCATCACACCTACACCTTCCTCGGTGACGGCTGCATGATGGAAGGGATTTCCCACGAGGTCTGCTCGCTGGCAGGTACCATGAAGCTCGGCAAACTGACCGCGTTTTATGATGACAACGGCATTTCCATCGACGGCCATGTTGAAGGCTGGTTTACCGACGATACCGCCGCTCGCTTTGAAGCCTACGGCTGGCACGTAGTACGCGGCGTGGACGGTCACGATGCGGACGCCATCAAACGCGCCATCGGCGAAGCCCAACTGGTAACCGACAAACCGTCGCTGCTGATGTGCAAAACCGTGATTGGTTTTGGTTCACCGAACAAGGCCGGTACGCACGATTCCCACGGTGCACCGTTGGGTGAGGCGGAAGTGGCGGCTTCCCGAGAACAACTGGGCTGGACGCACGCGCCGTTTGAGATCCCTGCTGATATCTATGCCGCCTGGGATGCCAAACCGGCCGGTCAGCGTAAGGAAGCGGCCTGGGACGAGGCATTTGCCGCCTATTCCAGCGCGTACCCCGAACTGGCCGCTGAGTTCAAACGCCGCACCGGCGGTGAACTGCCGACCAACTGGCAGGCAGACGCACAGAAATTTATCGACGATTTGCAGGCCAATCCGGCGAAAATCGCCAGCCGTAAAGCCTCACAGAACGCGCTGGAAGCTTACGGCAAACTGCTGCCGGAATTCTTGGGCGGCTCTGCCGACTTGGCACCAAGCAACCTGACCATCTGGTCCGGCTCGGTGTCGCTGGATAAAGATCACGCGGGTAACTATATCCACTACGGCGTACGTGAATTCGGTATGACGGCGATTGCCAACGGGATTGCGCTGCACGGTGGCTTTGTGCCGTACACCGCGACCTTCCTGATGTTTGTGGAATACGCGCGTAATGCTGTACGTATGGCCGCGCTGATGAAAATCCGCAGCATCTACGTTTACACCCACGACTCCATCGGTCTGGGCGAAGACGGCCCGACCCACCAGCCGGTTGAACAGCTGGCGAGCCTGCGCGTGACGCCAAACATGAGCAACTGGCGTCCGGCGGATCAGGTAGAAACGGCGGTGGCGTGGAAATATGCCATTGAGCGTCAGGATGGCCCGACGTCGCTGATCCTGTCGCGTCAGAATCTGGCGCAGCAACCGCGTACCGCTGAACAACTGGCGAACGTGGCAAAAGGCGGCTACGTGCTGAAAGACAGCGACGGCCAGCCTGAGCTGATCCTGATTGCCACCGGTTCTGAAGTTGAACTGGCTGTCGGTGCGTATGACAAACTGACTGCCGCAGGCCGCAAGGTGCGCGTGGTGTCGATGCCGTCAACGGATGCGTTCGACAAGCAGGATGCAGCCTACCGTGAAGCGGTGCTGCCGAAAGCGGTCTCGGCGCGCGTAGCGATTGAAGCGGGCATTGCAGACTACTGGTTCAAGTACGTCGGCCTGAACGGCGCGATTGTCGGTATGACAAGCTTCGGCGAATCGGCTCCGGCTGAATTGCTGTTCGAAGAATTCGGCTTCACTGTCGATAACGTCGTTGAAAAAGCGCAGGCGCTGCTGAAGTAATTACGCTACGTTAACCCCGATATAAGAAGCCGTCAGCTAATGCTGGCGGCTTTTTTTCGTCTTTAATTTGCCCCATTGTTCCGTACATTTTTCCATCTCTCAAGCCTTCATTTTTTTAGTTTTATGACACAGGTCACTCTTCTGATGATGTGCGCCAAACGAGAATATTTCTTTTATACATTAATTCGTTTATTCTAGCTGAAGCGTTTCAGTTGTTGTGCTGGCGGCATTTCGCCAGGGGTTCTCTGGTGTCTAAGAAGGGTATATTCTATGTACTGGGCATACCTGTAATGAGACAAGGAACCACAAAGAACGCCATGACGATCCGTATTGCGATAAACGGTTTTGGCCGCATAGGCCGCAGTGTGTTACGTGCGTTGTATGAATCGGGCCGCCGAGCCGAGATTACCGTGGTGGCGATTAACGAGTTGGCGAGCGCGGAAGGCATGGCGCATTTGCTCAAATATGACTCCAGTCACGGCCGTTTTTCATGGGATGTTCGTCAGGAATGCGACCAGCTTTATGTCGGTGATGACTGTATTCGTCTGTTGCATCAGGCAGAGATTCAGCCATTGCCCTGGCGAGAACTCGGTGTAGATATCGTATTGGATTGCAGTGGTGTCTACGGTAGCCGGGAAGATGGGGAAGCTCATCTGGCGGCAGGCGCAAAGAAAGTGCTGTTTTCTCATCCGGGAACAACAGATTTGGATGCCACGGTGGTGTTCGGCGTCAATCACCATCAGTTGGAAAGTGAGCATCGCATTGTTTCTAATGCGTCCTGCACGACCAACTGCATTATCCCGGTGATCAAACTGTTGGATGATGCCTTCGGGATCGAGAATGGGACGGTGACGACGATTCACTCATCGATGAACGATCAACCGGTGATCGATGCTTATCATCACGATCTGCGCCGCACACGCGCTGCCAGTCAGTCGATCATTCCGGTAGATACCAAACTGTCGGCGGGGATCACCCGCATTTTTCCACAGTTTGTCGATCGCTTTGAGGCGATCTCGGTGCGGGTGCCGACGATTAACGTTACGGCAATTGACCTGAGCGTTAGCGTCAGGAAAGCCGTAAACGTGAATGAAATTAATGCACTATTGCAAAAATCAGCGCATGAGTCGTTTCGTGGTATAGTTGATTATACTGAATTGCCGCTGGTGTCGGCTGATTTTAACCACGATCCGCACAGTGCCATTGTCGATGGCACGCAGACACGGGTCAGTGGTCAGCACCTGATTAAAACATTAGTCTGGTGCGATAACGAATGGGGCTTTGCCAACCGGATGTTGGATACAACACGGGCAATGGCAGCCTGCGGTTTCTAGTACGACGGTGGCGATCAGGGGTCGCTATCTCGCTCAAGCAACTTTAAAAGAGAATCAACAAGAGGATTCACCATGTCTGTAATTAAGATGACCGATCTGGATCTGGCTGGTAAACGTGTTCTTATTCGTGCGGATCTGAACGTACCAGTAAAAGAAGGGAAAGTGACGTCTGATGCGCGCATCCGTGCCTCTCTGCCGACCATCGAAATCGCGCTGAAACAAGGCGCTCGCGTTATGGTCACGTCCCACCTGGGACGCCCGACCGAAGGCGAGTACAACGAAGAGTTTTCCCTGCTGCCTGTCGTTGACTACCTGAAAGAGAAACTCTCTTCTCCTGTACGTCTGGCGAAAGACTATCTTGATGGTGTTGATGTCGCTGAAGGCGAACTGGTTGTACTGGAAAACGTCCGCTTTAACAAAGGCGAGAAGAAAGACGACGAAGTCCTGTCCAAGAAATATGCGGCGCTGTGCGATGTATTCGTAATGGACGCCTTCGGTACGGCACACCGTGCGCAGGCTTCAACCCACGGCGTGGGTAAATTTGCCACTATCGCCTGTGCGGGCCCGCTGCTGTCTGGTGAGTTGGAAGCGCTGGGTAAAGCGTTGAGCGAACCTGCACGCCCGATGGTCGCTATCGTGGGTGGCTCTAAAGTCTCCACCAAACTGACCGTACTGGATTCCCTGTCTAAAATCGCCGATCAGCTGATCGTCGGTGGTGGCATCGCCAATACCTTCGTTGCCGCACAAGGCCACAACGTGGGTAAATCCCTGTACGAAGCGGATCTGATTTCTGAAGCGAAGAAGTTGCTGGAAACCTGTGATATTCCTGTACCAAGCGATGTGCGGGTGGCATCAGAATTCTCTGAAACGGCAGCTGCAACGCTGAAGTCTGTTACAGCAATCAAAGACGAAGAGCAGATTCTGGATCTGGGTGATGTTTCCGCCGAGCGTCTGGCTGAGATTCTGAAAAATGCCAAGACCATCCTGTGGAATGGCCCGGTTGGCGTCTTCGAATTCCCGAATTTCCGTAAAGGAACCGAGACCATCGCACGTGCTATCGCAGAGAGTGATGCATTCTCTATTGCAGGCGGCGGCGATACGCTGGCTGCGATCGATCTATTTGGTATTGCAGATAAAATTTCCTACATTTCTACCGGTGGCGGCGCATTCCTGGAGTTCGTTGAAGGGAAAAAACTGCCCGCAGTGGTTATGCTGGAAGAACGCGCTAAGCAGTAATTTAAGGTAAGGGCTGATTTTTTCCCTTTCCTAGGGTTGTCTCGACACGGAGTTATTGCAACATCATGTCGGGACAGCCTGTCGATTGAACATCGATTTCTCTAACCCCTCCACGGCCAACGAAACGGGACACGTAACATGTCTAAAATTTTTGATTTCGTAAAACCCGGTGTCATCACTGGTGATGACGTTCAGAAAGTTTTTGCAGTAGCAAAAGAAAACCAATTCGCTTTGCCAGCAGTGAACTGTGTCGGTACCGACTCAATCAATGCTGTGCTGGAAGCCGCTGCCAAAGTGCGCGCGCCAGTCATCGTTCAGTTCTCTAACGGTGGTGCAGCGTTCACTGCGGGTAAAGGTCTGAAAGCGGAAGGTCAGAAGGCGGCAATTTTGGGTGCGATCTCTGGCGCTCATCATGTGCACCAAATGGCTGAACATTATGGTATTCCGGTCATTCTGCACACTGACCACTGTGCGAAAAAACTGCTGCCATGGATCGATGGCCTGCTGGATGCGGGTGAAAAACACTTCGCGGCTACCGGTAAACCCCTGTTCTCTTCTCACATGATTGACCTGTCTGAAGAGTCTCTGGAAGAAAACATCGAAATCTGCTCTAAATATTTGGCGCGCAT
The window above is part of the Pectobacterium araliae genome. Proteins encoded here:
- a CDS encoding M48 family metalloprotease, translated to MAIRSSVLALCVATLLTGCQNLNTSTLMQSGAQAFQAATLSDADVKSLSDQSCQQMDKEAKIAPADSKYTQRLNKIANALGHDINGTPANYKVYLTKDVNAWAMANGCIRVYSGLMDMMNDNEVEGVLGHEMGHVALGHSRKAMQVAYAATAARTAVASAGGVAASLSQSQLADLGEELVNSQFSQSQESQADDYSFDLLKKRGVKLEGLATSFEKLAKLDAGRESSMFDSHPSSEGRAKHIRERIATEK
- the tkt gene encoding transketolase, coding for MSSRKELANAIRALSMDGVQKAKSGHPGAPMGMADIAEVLWRDYLNHNPANPNWANRDRFVLSNGHASMLIYSLLHLSGYDLPIEELKNFRQLHSKTPGHPEYGYTAGVETTTGPLGQGIANAVGMAIAERTLAAQFNRPGHEIVNHHTYTFLGDGCMMEGISHEVCSLAGTMKLGKLTAFYDDNGISIDGHVEGWFTDDTAARFEAYGWHVVRGVDGHDADAIKRAIGEAQLVTDKPSLLMCKTVIGFGSPNKAGTHDSHGAPLGEAEVAASREQLGWTHAPFEIPADIYAAWDAKPAGQRKEAAWDEAFAAYSSAYPELAAEFKRRTGGELPTNWQADAQKFIDDLQANPAKIASRKASQNALEAYGKLLPEFLGGSADLAPSNLTIWSGSVSLDKDHAGNYIHYGVREFGMTAIANGIALHGGFVPYTATFLMFVEYARNAVRMAALMKIRSIYVYTHDSIGLGEDGPTHQPVEQLASLRVTPNMSNWRPADQVETAVAWKYAIERQDGPTSLILSRQNLAQQPRTAEQLANVAKGGYVLKDSDGQPELILIATGSEVELAVGAYDKLTAAGRKVRVVSMPSTDAFDKQDAAYREAVLPKAVSARVAIEAGIADYWFKYVGLNGAIVGMTSFGESAPAELLFEEFGFTVDNVVEKAQALLK
- the epd gene encoding erythrose-4-phosphate dehydrogenase; this encodes MTIRIAINGFGRIGRSVLRALYESGRRAEITVVAINELASAEGMAHLLKYDSSHGRFSWDVRQECDQLYVGDDCIRLLHQAEIQPLPWRELGVDIVLDCSGVYGSREDGEAHLAAGAKKVLFSHPGTTDLDATVVFGVNHHQLESEHRIVSNASCTTNCIIPVIKLLDDAFGIENGTVTTIHSSMNDQPVIDAYHHDLRRTRAASQSIIPVDTKLSAGITRIFPQFVDRFEAISVRVPTINVTAIDLSVSVRKAVNVNEINALLQKSAHESFRGIVDYTELPLVSADFNHDPHSAIVDGTQTRVSGQHLIKTLVWCDNEWGFANRMLDTTRAMAACGF
- the pgk gene encoding phosphoglycerate kinase codes for the protein MSVIKMTDLDLAGKRVLIRADLNVPVKEGKVTSDARIRASLPTIEIALKQGARVMVTSHLGRPTEGEYNEEFSLLPVVDYLKEKLSSPVRLAKDYLDGVDVAEGELVVLENVRFNKGEKKDDEVLSKKYAALCDVFVMDAFGTAHRAQASTHGVGKFATIACAGPLLSGELEALGKALSEPARPMVAIVGGSKVSTKLTVLDSLSKIADQLIVGGGIANTFVAAQGHNVGKSLYEADLISEAKKLLETCDIPVPSDVRVASEFSETAAATLKSVTAIKDEEQILDLGDVSAERLAEILKNAKTILWNGPVGVFEFPNFRKGTETIARAIAESDAFSIAGGGDTLAAIDLFGIADKISYISTGGGAFLEFVEGKKLPAVVMLEERAKQ